ATGCGATCGAACACAGCGACCGCGGCGAGATTTCTATCCGCCTGGAAGCACCGGCGACCGTGGTCATCGACGACCCGGGCCACGGCATGACGCCCGAGGAGATCAGCGAGATCTACGCCAAGGTCGCCCGCGGCGGCGGTGAGCGCCATGGCGGCGGCATTGGCCTGGACCTGATCTCGCGCCTGTGCGAGCACCTGGGCTGGAAGCTCGACATCGCATCCGATGCCGGGCACGGAACGACGACGACCCTGCGTTTCGTGGCCTGACCCGAACCGGCGCGGCGCCCCTCATGCCCCGTAGCCATGGTTTGTAGCCCGGGTAAGCGAAGCGCACCCGGGGCTCCCGGAAACGCAAAGAAAAAGCGGGCCGAAGCCCGCTTTCTCAGATTCCAGCGATGCAGCAGTGCGGCTTACTCAGCCGGCACGCCCTCGCCTTCCTCGACGGCCTTGATCGACAGGCGGATACGGCCCTGCTTGTCGACTTCCAGCACCTTGACCTTCACGACGTCGCCTTCCTTGAGCTTGTCGGAGACCTTCTCCACGCGCTCGCTGGAGATCTGCGAGACGTGCACAAGGCCGTCCTTGCCCGGCAGGATCGTCACGAACGCACCGAAGTCCATGATCTTGGCGACCTTGCCTTCGTAGATGCGGCCCGGCTCGACGTCGGAGGTGATCTGCTCGATGCGTGCCTTCGCAGCCTGGGCGGCGGCGGCATTGACCGAAGCGATGACGATGGTGCCGTCGTCCTGGATGTCGATCTGCGTACCGGTCTCCTTGGTGATGGCCTGGATGGTCGAGCCACCCTTGCCGATCACTTCGCGGATCTTGTCCGGGTGGATCTTCATCGTCAGCAGGCGCGGCGCGAACTCGCTCAGCTCACCGCGCGGCGTGGTGATGGCATTGGCCATCTCGCCGAGGATGTGCAGGCGGCCGGCCTTGGCCTGGGCCAGTGCGACCTTCATGATCTCTTCGGTGATGCCCTGGATCTTGATGTCCATCTGCAGCGCGGAGATACCTTCCGAGGTACCGGCCACCTTGAAGTCCATGTCGCCCAGGTGATCTTCGTCACCCAGGATGTCGCTCAGGACGACGAAGTTGTCGCCTTCCTTCACCAGGCCCATCGCGATGCCGGCGACCGGTGCCTTGATCGGCACGCCCGCGTCCATCAGCGCCAGCGAGGAACCGCAGACCGATGCCATCGACGAGGAACCGTTCGACTCGGTGATCTCCGAGACGACGCGGATGGTGTACGGGAACTCTTCCATCGTCGGCATGACGGCGAGCACGCCGCGCTTGGCGAGACGGCCGTGGCCGATTTCGCGACGCTTCGGGCCCATCATGCGGCCAGCTTCACCGACCGAGAACGGGGGGAAGTTGTAGTGGAACAGGAAGTGTTCCTTGTACTCGCCCGAGACGGCGTCGATGATCTGGCCGTCGCGCGCGGTACCGAGCGTGGCAATCACGATCGCCTGGGTCTCGCCGCGGGTGAACAGCGAGGAGCCGTGCGTACGCGGCAGCACGCTCACCTTCGAGGCGATCGGGCGGACGGTGTCGAGGGCGCGACCGTCGATGCGGACCTTGGTGCTGAGCACCGAGTTGCGCATGGTCTGGTACTCGAGCTCGCCGAATTCCTTCGACAGCTCACCCGTGCTCCAGCCATCGGCTTCGGCGCGGCCGGCCAGCGACTGCAGCACGTCCTTCTTGATCGCCGAGATGGCGTCGCGGCGCTGCAGCTTGTCGCGGACCTGGAAGGCCTGCTCGAGCTGGGTGCCGACGGCTTCCTTGAGCGCGCCGATCAGGGCGTCGTTCTTGGCCGGAGCCTTCCAGTCCCACGACTTGGTGCCGGC
Above is a genomic segment from Lysobacter sp. S4-A87 containing:
- the pnp gene encoding polyribonucleotide nucleotidyltransferase, which encodes MAKITKTFQYGNHQVTLETGEIARQAGGAVLVKMDDTVLLVTAVAAKSAREGQDFFPLTVDYQEKFYAGGRIPGGFFKREGRATEKETLISRLIDRPIRPLFPEDFRNEVQIIATVMSMNPEIDGDIPALIGASAAMALTGAPFDGPIGAAKVGYKNGQYLLNPTVSELADSELELVVAGTSSAVLMVESEAKVLSEDVMLGAVMFGHREMQKVINIINELVVEAGTKSWDWKAPAKNDALIGALKEAVGTQLEQAFQVRDKLQRRDAISAIKKDVLQSLAGRAEADGWSTGELSKEFGELEYQTMRNSVLSTKVRIDGRALDTVRPIASKVSVLPRTHGSSLFTRGETQAIVIATLGTARDGQIIDAVSGEYKEHFLFHYNFPPFSVGEAGRMMGPKRREIGHGRLAKRGVLAVMPTMEEFPYTIRVVSEITESNGSSSMASVCGSSLALMDAGVPIKAPVAGIAMGLVKEGDNFVVLSDILGDEDHLGDMDFKVAGTSEGISALQMDIKIQGITEEIMKVALAQAKAGRLHILGEMANAITTPRGELSEFAPRLLTMKIHPDKIREVIGKGGSTIQAITKETGTQIDIQDDGTIVIASVNAAAAQAAKARIEQITSDVEPGRIYEGKVAKIMDFGAFVTILPGKDGLVHVSQISSERVEKVSDKLKEGDVVKVKVLEVDKQGRIRLSIKAVEEGEGVPAE